Proteins encoded together in one Triticum dicoccoides isolate Atlit2015 ecotype Zavitan chromosome 7B, WEW_v2.0, whole genome shotgun sequence window:
- the LOC119338548 gene encoding uncharacterized protein LOC119338548 codes for MASPFVVFVCLLIVLPQIQATSNPYNGTLPPQGCQIPCMTEVNLHLFLHQFVDGPNQPNRNEETLLQTSFPFGFGTTIVHDWTLTETTNSKDTVVARAQGVHVQAGLTMDNRWYMTHNIEFEQGRFAGSTLQVIGITAGLENGQWSIVGGTGQFVMAQGIISFARHPDSTWEDGIKELNIRVRYTTPQPRHSVPVDKNHLNLFSYGLRGHYQMARHVNVGPFRKLSQLGPQDQWKQPNLQQLILQQETQDCVLPLTAGAPQTMRLEKKPKPGADTLTSPAVGTAVRCRRCDWSKKPGSRGRRGAIKVVEGKEPLRKPRVLEEAP; via the exons ATGGCTAGTCCATTTGTCGTCTTTGTTTGTCTACTCATCGTGCTACCTCAAATCCAGGCCACTTCTAACCCCTACAATGGGACTCTACCTCCTCAGGGGTGTCAGATCCCTTGTATGACCGAGGTTAACTTGCACTTGTTCTTGCACCAATTCGTCGATGGACCAAACCAGCCAAACCGCAATGAGGAAACCTTGCTCCAAACAAGTTTCCCTTTTGGGTTTGGGACGACGATAGTCCATGACTGGACTCTTACTGAGACAACAAATTCCAAAGATACCGTTGTTGCACGTGCACAAGGCGTGCATGTCCAGGCTGGTTTAACCATGGATAATAGATGGTACATGACTCATAACATAGAGTTTGAGCAAGGAAG GTTTGCAGGGTCCACCCTTCAGGTCATTGGCATAACGGCGGGTCTGGAAAATGGTCAGTGGTCCATTGTCGGTGGGACTGGTCAATTCGTTATGGCACAGGGTATAATAAGTTTCGCAAGGCATCCTGACTCTACTTGGGAAGATGGTATTAAAGAACTTAATATCCGTGTACGCTACACGACTCCGCAACCT CGGCACTCAGTACCCGTGGATAAGAACCACCTCAACCTGTTCAGCTACGGCCTACGGGGGCACTATCAAATGGCAAGACATGTTAATGTTGGTCCATTCAGGAAGCTCTCACAGCTTGGTCCTCAAGATCAGTGGAAGCAACCCAATCTACAACAACTTATTTTGCAGCAAGAGACACAAGATTGTGTATTACCAC tcacagcgGGAGCACCGCAGACGATGAGACTGGAGAAGAAGCCGAAGCCGGGAGCCGACACACTAACATCCCCTGCAGTTGGAACGGCGGTGCGGTGCAGACGCTGCGACTGGAGCAAAAAACCG GGTAGCCGTGGTCGACGTGGAGCTATCAAGGTTGTCGAGGGTAAGGAGCCGCTCAGGAAGCCGCGGGTGCTCGAGGAGGCGCCGTGA